Proteins encoded within one genomic window of Brenneria nigrifluens DSM 30175 = ATCC 13028:
- a CDS encoding universal stress protein → MYRSVLLPVDVSEPELTEKSLQQARFLVEKTSASLRLLYVISTVPDYILNRFNPQTHQFEDTLATDIKQQLKAIADKLAQPEERLSISVRMGSIYDEILKEAEEVSADLIVIGSRRPSVTTYLLGSNASAIARYAKTSVLVVR, encoded by the coding sequence ATGTATCGGTCAGTTTTATTACCGGTGGATGTCAGTGAGCCGGAGTTAACGGAAAAATCGTTGCAGCAGGCCAGGTTCCTGGTGGAAAAAACGTCGGCCAGCCTGCGGCTGCTGTATGTGATATCCACGGTGCCGGACTATATTCTGAACCGGTTTAATCCGCAAACGCATCAGTTTGAAGACACGCTGGCAACGGATATCAAGCAACAGCTGAAAGCTATCGCCGATAAGCTGGCGCAGCCGGAGGAGCGGCTTTCAATCAGCGTTCGTATGGGATCGATTTATGATGAAATTCTGAAAGAGGCCGAGGAGGTCAGCGCCGACCTGATTGTCATTGGTTCGCGGCGACCGAGTGTGACCACTTATCTGCTGGGTTCCAACGCTTCCGCTATTGCGCGCTACGCTAAAACCTCCGTGCTGGTGGTGCGCTAG
- a CDS encoding aromatic amino acid transaminase, protein MFQNVDAYAGDPILSLMEKFKQDPRADKVNLSIGLYYNEQNIIPQLRSVSAAQDELQQLPKQANSYLPMEGLQSYRTAIQHLLFDKNHPALTAKRIATIQTLGGSGALKVGADFLKRYFPHSEVWVSDPTWENHIAIFAGAGFKVHTYPYFDADRLGVKFDAMLAALQQLPAHSIVLLHPCCHNPTGSDLTNEQWDRVIEVLISRELIPFMDIAYQGFGAGIAQDAYAIRAVAGAGIPALIANSFSKIFSLYGERVGGLSVVCENEETALRVLGQLKATVRRNYSSPPNFGAQVVSLVLNDTALNAGWQAEVEEMRTRILAMRQTLVAALKEALPQRNFDYLLTQRGMFSYTGFSPAQVDRLREEFGVYLIASGRMCIAGLNHGNVQRVAAAFAAIQ, encoded by the coding sequence GTGTTTCAAAACGTTGATGCCTACGCCGGCGATCCCATCCTGTCGCTGATGGAAAAATTCAAACAGGATCCGCGCGCGGACAAGGTGAATTTGAGTATCGGGCTTTACTACAACGAACAGAACATTATTCCGCAGCTTCGTTCCGTCAGCGCCGCGCAAGATGAACTGCAACAATTACCCAAGCAGGCAAACTCCTACTTGCCGATGGAAGGGTTGCAGTCTTACCGTACCGCCATTCAGCACCTGCTGTTTGACAAAAATCATCCGGCGCTGACCGCCAAGCGCATTGCCACCATTCAGACCCTCGGCGGTTCGGGCGCGCTGAAAGTCGGCGCCGACTTTCTGAAACGCTACTTTCCGCACTCGGAAGTGTGGGTCAGCGATCCGACCTGGGAAAACCACATCGCCATTTTCGCCGGAGCGGGTTTTAAGGTGCATACCTACCCTTACTTTGACGCCGACAGGCTGGGGGTAAAATTCGACGCGATGCTCGCCGCCCTGCAACAGCTGCCGGCACACAGCATCGTGCTGCTGCATCCGTGCTGCCATAACCCGACCGGTTCCGACCTGACCAACGAGCAATGGGATCGCGTTATCGAGGTGTTGATAAGCCGCGAACTGATCCCGTTTATGGACATCGCCTATCAGGGCTTCGGCGCCGGCATCGCGCAAGACGCCTATGCGATTCGCGCCGTTGCCGGCGCGGGTATTCCGGCGCTGATCGCCAACTCGTTCTCGAAAATATTCTCACTATACGGCGAGCGCGTCGGCGGCCTTTCGGTGGTGTGCGAAAATGAGGAAACCGCGCTGCGTGTGCTGGGCCAGCTAAAAGCCACCGTACGCCGCAACTATTCGTCACCGCCGAATTTTGGCGCCCAGGTGGTATCCTTGGTATTGAACGACACGGCGCTGAATGCCGGTTGGCAGGCCGAAGTGGAAGAGATGCGCACGCGTATTCTGGCAATGCGCCAGACGCTGGTCGCGGCGCTGAAAGAGGCGTTGCCGCAGCGTAATTTTGACTATCTGCTGACCCAGCGCGGCATGTTCAGCTATACCGGCTTCAGCCCGGCACAGGTCGATCGCCTGCGCGAAGAATTCGGCGTCTATCTGATCGCCAGCGGCCGTATGTGCATCGCGGGTCTGAACCACGGCAACGTTCAGCGCGTCGCCGCGGCTTTCGCCGCCATTCAATAA
- a CDS encoding YitT family protein — MDNVIATEKLSHTLLEDVLAIIIGTLMVSFGVILLRQAGALTGGTAGLAFLLHYLTQVSFGVAFFLINLPFYYLSIRRMGWKFTVKTFCAVALVSAFSSLHPLFVHFDHLNPFYAAVFGNIIMGLGFIVLFRHKTSLGGVNILALYLQDKYGIRAGKLQMGVDVVIVLASLFVVSIPMLIASILGATILNLIIAMNHRPGRYAV, encoded by the coding sequence ATGGATAACGTGATCGCTACCGAAAAATTATCACATACGCTGCTGGAAGATGTTCTGGCGATAATCATTGGTACGCTGATGGTTTCTTTTGGCGTTATTTTGCTACGCCAGGCCGGCGCGTTGACGGGCGGCACGGCGGGCCTGGCCTTTCTGTTGCATTACCTGACGCAGGTCTCCTTTGGCGTGGCGTTCTTCTTGATAAATCTGCCTTTTTATTATCTGTCCATTCGCCGTATGGGGTGGAAATTCACCGTAAAAACCTTCTGTGCCGTGGCGCTGGTTTCCGCGTTTTCCAGTCTCCATCCGCTGTTTGTCCATTTTGATCATCTCAATCCGTTTTATGCCGCAGTATTTGGCAACATCATTATGGGGCTGGGGTTTATTGTTCTGTTCCGGCATAAAACCAGTCTGGGCGGCGTGAATATACTGGCCCTCTATTTACAGGATAAATACGGGATACGGGCAGGTAAATTGCAAATGGGTGTCGACGTTGTGATTGTACTGGCTTCCCTGTTCGTGGTAAGCATACCTATGCTGATTGCCTCAATACTGGGCGCGACCATTCTGAACCTGATTATTGCGATGAACCACCGCCCCGGCCGCTACGCGGTCTGA
- a CDS encoding Lrp/AsnC family transcriptional regulator, whose product MYNIDDFDLKILTLLQANGRLTNQELSDLVGLSASQCSRRRIALEQAQLILGYHARLSPNAVGLECLGLIEVRLINHTAEYVEKFHQMLGEVDAIIDAYKTTGDADYLLKVAVADLPGLSTLISQILSQNKSVAHLKTSVVLNRLKENGLMAPDMPLLP is encoded by the coding sequence ATGTACAACATTGATGACTTTGATCTGAAAATACTGACGCTATTGCAGGCCAATGGTCGTCTGACCAATCAGGAGTTAAGCGATCTGGTCGGGCTTTCAGCTTCACAATGCTCCCGACGTCGTATTGCACTGGAACAAGCACAGCTGATTCTCGGCTACCATGCCCGCCTATCGCCCAACGCCGTAGGGCTGGAGTGTCTGGGGTTGATCGAAGTCAGACTGATTAACCACACCGCGGAATACGTCGAAAAATTCCACCAGATGCTGGGGGAAGTCGACGCCATTATCGACGCCTATAAAACGACCGGTGATGCGGATTATCTGCTAAAAGTAGCGGTTGCCGACCTGCCAGGACTCAGTACGTTGATTAGCCAGATCCTGTCACAGAATAAAAGCGTGGCGCACCTGAAAACGTCCGTGGTGCTCAACCGACTCAAAGAAAATGGCTTGATGGCGCCTGACATGCCGCTGTTGCCCTGA
- a CDS encoding transporter substrate-binding domain-containing protein, with protein sequence MIKWCPLALLLIAEGVSAQSHLDKVQQQGVLSVCTTGDYKPYTYRHADGRYEGIDISMAESLAQSLGVKVNWVNTTWKTLMPDFQSGKCDIAMGGISVTLERQKKVFFTNTLDVDGKIPLARCENKDKYQTIEQLNQPSVRLIEPAGGTNEAFAHKYLPQATLILHDNVTIFQQLVDKKADVMVTEASEALFQQKHYPKLCAINPDKPLQYGEKAYMLPREDISWKLYVDQWLHLTKATGQYQKIVGQWLAVGQ encoded by the coding sequence ATGATCAAATGGTGTCCGCTGGCTTTGCTGTTAATCGCTGAAGGCGTAAGCGCGCAGTCTCATCTGGATAAGGTTCAGCAACAGGGCGTGCTGAGCGTGTGCACCACAGGAGACTACAAGCCCTATACCTATCGACACGCCGACGGGCGCTACGAGGGAATTGATATCTCGATGGCCGAGTCGCTGGCGCAAAGCCTGGGCGTGAAGGTTAACTGGGTGAACACCACCTGGAAAACGCTGATGCCTGATTTCCAGTCTGGAAAATGCGATATTGCCATGGGCGGGATTTCCGTCACGCTGGAACGGCAGAAAAAAGTGTTCTTTACCAACACGTTGGATGTGGATGGCAAAATCCCGCTGGCGCGTTGTGAAAATAAAGACAAATACCAGACGATTGAGCAGCTTAATCAGCCGTCGGTACGCCTGATTGAACCGGCGGGCGGCACCAATGAAGCCTTCGCGCATAAATATCTGCCTCAGGCGACGCTGATATTGCATGACAACGTGACCATCTTCCAGCAACTGGTGGATAAGAAAGCGGATGTGATGGTGACGGAAGCGTCGGAAGCGTTGTTTCAGCAGAAACATTACCCGAAACTGTGCGCGATTAACCCGGATAAACCGTTACAGTATGGGGAAAAGGCCTATATGCTGCCGCGGGAGGATATCAGTTGGAAATTGTATGTCGATCAGTGGCTGCACCTGACGAAAGCCACCGGGCAGTATCAGAAAATCGTTGGTCAATGGCTGGCTGTCGGGCAGTGA
- the alr gene encoding alanine racemase, which produces MKTATAVINRRALRHNLQRIRQLAPQSRLVAVVKANAYGHGIIEAARAFCEADCYGVARLSEALALRAAGIDKPILLLEGFFSADELPLAAEHQLETAVHSPEQLAALEQATLPQPVRAWMKLDTGMHRLGVLPEHAEAFYRRLAQCRNVVQPVNIMSHFCRADEPQVDTTVRQLDCFDAFVADKPGARSIAASGGILLWPQSHRDQVRPGIILYGVSPLETADAAHFGFQPAMTLTSQLIAVRDHKAGEPVGYGGIWTSKRDTRLGVVAIGYGDGYPRSAPAGTPVRINGREVPLAGRVSMDMITVDLGPDAQDKVGDEVILWGEKLLVEKIAAHTGVSAYELITRLTQRTQLEYIDN; this is translated from the coding sequence ATGAAAACGGCAACCGCCGTCATTAATCGCCGCGCGTTGCGTCACAATCTGCAACGGATCCGCCAACTGGCCCCGCAAAGCCGCCTGGTTGCGGTAGTAAAAGCCAATGCCTACGGCCACGGCATCATTGAAGCTGCCCGCGCCTTTTGCGAGGCTGATTGTTACGGCGTCGCCCGGCTTTCAGAAGCGCTGGCGCTGCGCGCGGCGGGCATCGACAAACCCATCCTGCTGCTGGAGGGTTTTTTCTCCGCCGACGAACTCCCCCTGGCGGCGGAGCATCAACTGGAAACCGCGGTTCACAGCCCGGAACAACTCGCCGCGCTGGAACAGGCGACGCTGCCGCAGCCCGTTCGCGCGTGGATGAAGCTCGATACCGGAATGCATCGCCTTGGCGTACTGCCGGAACACGCCGAAGCCTTCTACCGGCGGCTGGCGCAATGCCGCAATGTGGTGCAACCGGTGAACATTATGAGCCATTTTTGCCGCGCCGATGAGCCGCAGGTGGATACCACCGTACGCCAACTCGACTGCTTTGACGCTTTTGTCGCCGATAAACCCGGCGCACGATCCATCGCCGCCTCCGGCGGCATTCTACTGTGGCCGCAGTCGCATCGCGATCAGGTGCGGCCGGGCATCATCCTGTACGGCGTCTCGCCGCTGGAAACCGCAGACGCCGCCCATTTTGGCTTCCAGCCCGCCATGACCCTGACCTCGCAGCTGATTGCCGTGCGCGATCACAAAGCGGGAGAACCCGTTGGCTACGGCGGCATCTGGACCAGTAAGCGCGATACCCGGCTGGGAGTGGTGGCTATCGGCTACGGCGACGGCTACCCGCGCAGCGCGCCGGCCGGCACGCCGGTGCGGATAAATGGACGCGAAGTACCGCTGGCCGGACGGGTTTCCATGGATATGATTACCGTGGATCTGGGGCCGGATGCCCAAGACAAGGTTGGCGATGAAGTGATTCTATGGGGCGAAAAATTGCTCGTGGAGAAAATCGCCGCCCATACCGGCGTCAGTGCCTACGAGCTGATTACCCGGTTAACGCAACGTACCCAGCTGGAATACATTGATAATTAG
- the dnaB gene encoding replicative DNA helicase: protein MAEKRPTNKSNEPRDRQMEGLKLPPHSLEAEQSVLGGLMLDNERWDNVAERVVANDFYNRAHRLIFTEMQRLLEMSRPIDLITLSESLEQQGALESAGGFAYLAELAKNTPSAANIGAYADIVRERAVVREMISVANEIADAGYDPQGRSSEDLLDLAESRVFQIAENRASKDEGPKSIDRILEDTVARIEQLYQKPHDGVTGVDTGYQDLNKKTAGLQKSDLIIVAARPSMGKTTFAMNLCEHAAMTQDKPVLIFSLEMPGNQIMMRMLASLSRVDQTRIRTGQLDDEDWARISSTMGILLEKRNMYIDDSSGLTPTEVRSRARRVFREHDGLSLIMIDYLQLMRVPSLSDNRTLEIAEISRSLKALAKELQVPVVALSQLNRSLEQRADKRPVNSDLRESGSIEQDADLIMFIYRDEVYHENSDMKGIAEIILGKQRNGPIGSVRLTFNGQWSRFDNYAGPQYDDE from the coding sequence ATGGCAGAAAAAAGACCGACCAATAAATCGAATGAACCCCGAGACCGCCAGATGGAAGGTCTGAAGCTTCCGCCGCATTCGCTGGAAGCGGAACAATCGGTATTGGGTGGCCTGATGCTCGATAATGAGCGCTGGGATAACGTCGCCGAACGCGTTGTCGCCAACGATTTCTATAATCGCGCCCACCGTCTGATTTTCACTGAAATGCAGCGCCTGCTGGAAATGAGTCGGCCGATAGACCTGATCACCCTGTCCGAATCGCTTGAACAACAGGGTGCGCTGGAATCGGCGGGCGGTTTTGCCTATCTGGCCGAGCTGGCGAAAAACACCCCCAGCGCGGCCAATATCGGCGCCTATGCCGATATCGTGCGCGAACGCGCCGTGGTGCGCGAGATGATTTCCGTCGCCAATGAAATTGCCGACGCCGGGTACGATCCGCAGGGGCGCAGCAGTGAAGATCTGCTCGATCTGGCGGAATCCCGCGTCTTTCAGATTGCCGAAAACCGCGCCAGCAAAGATGAAGGCCCGAAAAGCATCGACCGCATCCTGGAAGATACCGTCGCCCGCATCGAACAGCTTTATCAGAAGCCGCACGACGGCGTTACCGGCGTGGATACCGGCTATCAGGATCTCAATAAAAAGACCGCCGGCCTGCAAAAATCCGACCTGATTATCGTGGCGGCGCGCCCGTCGATGGGTAAAACCACCTTTGCGATGAACCTGTGCGAACACGCGGCGATGACCCAGGATAAACCGGTGCTGATCTTCAGTCTGGAAATGCCCGGCAATCAGATCATGATGCGTATGCTGGCGTCGCTGTCGCGCGTGGATCAGACCCGTATCCGCACCGGCCAGCTGGACGATGAGGATTGGGCGCGCATTTCCAGCACCATGGGGATCCTGCTGGAAAAACGCAATATGTACATCGATGACTCCTCCGGCCTGACGCCAACCGAAGTTCGCTCCCGCGCCCGCCGGGTATTTCGCGAACACGACGGCCTGAGCCTGATTATGATCGACTACCTGCAATTGATGCGCGTTCCGTCCCTATCCGATAACCGTACGCTGGAAATCGCCGAAATTTCCCGTTCGCTCAAAGCATTGGCAAAAGAATTGCAAGTCCCTGTCGTCGCGCTGTCCCAGCTTAACCGTAGTCTGGAGCAGCGGGCGGATAAACGGCCGGTTAACTCCGACCTGCGTGAATCCGGCTCCATCGAGCAGGACGCCGACCTGATTATGTTTATCTATCGTGATGAGGTTTATCATGAAAACAGCGACATGAAAGGTATCGCCGAAATTATTTTAGGGAAACAGCGTAACGGCCCGATCGGTTCCGTTCGTTTGACCTTTAACGGGCAGTGGTCGCGCTTTGATAATTACGCCGGCCCACAATACGATGACGAATAA
- a CDS encoding quinone oxidoreductase gives MAKRIQFRAYGGPEVLQYVDFTPAEPAAGEVQIENRAIGINFIDTYVRSGLYPVPELPSGLGTEAAGVVAKVGAGVRHLQVGDRVVYAQSTLGAYSEVHNVTEARVALLPDSISFEQAAASFLKGLTVYYLFHQTYALKPNEIFLFHAAAGGVGLIASQWAKALGAKLIGTVGSDEKAQRAKQAGAWETINYRTENIAGRVAELTGGEKVAVVYDSVGKDTWEPSLDSLRRRGLMVSFGNASGPVTGVNLGLLNQKGSLYVTRPSLGGYITNRAELEQAGNALFSLLASGAIKVDVPASQTFALADAQSAHRALESRGTQGSSLLIPGL, from the coding sequence ATGGCAAAACGCATTCAGTTCAGGGCTTATGGCGGCCCGGAGGTTCTGCAATATGTTGATTTCACGCCCGCCGAGCCCGCCGCGGGCGAGGTTCAGATAGAAAACCGCGCCATCGGCATCAATTTCATCGACACTTACGTGCGCAGCGGCCTGTATCCGGTTCCCGAACTGCCTTCCGGGCTGGGGACGGAAGCGGCGGGGGTGGTGGCGAAAGTCGGCGCGGGCGTGCGGCATCTGCAAGTCGGCGATCGGGTGGTTTATGCGCAATCGACGCTGGGAGCGTATAGCGAGGTGCATAACGTGACGGAAGCGCGAGTGGCGCTACTGCCGGACAGCATCAGCTTTGAGCAGGCGGCGGCATCGTTCCTGAAAGGGCTCACGGTTTACTACCTGTTCCATCAGACTTATGCGCTCAAACCGAATGAAATCTTTCTATTCCATGCCGCGGCGGGCGGCGTCGGGCTGATTGCCAGCCAGTGGGCGAAAGCGCTGGGCGCCAAACTGATCGGCACGGTGGGGTCCGATGAAAAAGCGCAGCGGGCAAAACAGGCGGGCGCCTGGGAAACCATTAATTACCGCACCGAAAATATCGCCGGGCGGGTCGCCGAATTGACCGGCGGCGAAAAGGTGGCCGTGGTGTACGATTCGGTGGGGAAAGATACCTGGGAACCCTCGCTGGACAGCCTGCGCCGTCGCGGATTAATGGTCAGCTTCGGCAATGCGTCCGGGCCGGTAACCGGGGTTAATCTGGGGCTGCTGAATCAGAAAGGGTCGCTGTACGTTACCCGCCCGTCGTTAGGGGGGTACATAACCAATCGCGCCGAACTGGAACAGGCCGGCAATGCGCTGTTCTCCCTGCTGGCCAGCGGCGCCATCAAGGTGGACGTTCCGGCCAGCCAGACCTTTGCGCTGGCGGACGCGCAGTCGGCGCACCGTGCGCTGGAAAGCCGCGGCACGCAGGGTTCCAGCCTGTTGATCCCCGGTCTGTAA
- the pspG gene encoding envelope stress response protein PspG — MLEIFFVIGFFIMLMVTGVSLLGVIAALFVAAFFMLLGGLFVMAIKVLPWLLLAVAAVWIWRHFQQKPLRYYR, encoded by the coding sequence ATGTTGGAAATTTTCTTCGTTATTGGTTTTTTTATCATGCTGATGGTGACCGGAGTGTCATTGTTGGGGGTTATCGCCGCCCTGTTTGTCGCCGCCTTTTTTATGCTGCTAGGCGGGCTGTTCGTGATGGCCATCAAAGTGCTGCCCTGGCTGTTGCTGGCCGTCGCGGCGGTGTGGATATGGCGTCATTTCCAACAAAAACCGCTGCGCTATTATCGGTAA
- the dusA gene encoding tRNA dihydrouridine(20/20a) synthase DusA has product MHENIATEKSAKTSINTDNPQKHPPHRFSVAPMLDWTDRHCRYFLRRLTRHALLYTEMVTTGAIIHGKGDYLAYSEEEHPLALQLGGSDPEALAQCAQLAEQRGYDEVNLNVGCPSDRVQNGRFGACLMGEAPLVADCVKAMKDRVAIPVTVKTRIGIDDRDSYEFLCDFIHTVAERGGCDTFIVHARKAWLSGLSPKENREIPPLDYPRVYQLKRDFPALTIAINGGVKTLEEAKIHLQHLDGVMMGREAYHNPGILAQVDAELFGVPAASLDLVAAVQAMYPYIERELSQGAALGHITRHMLGLFQGVTGARQWRRYLSENAHKPGADAAVVERALALVNHSAR; this is encoded by the coding sequence ATGCACGAAAATATAGCCACGGAAAAATCAGCAAAAACAAGCATAAACACTGATAACCCGCAGAAACACCCCCCTCACCGCTTCTCCGTCGCCCCCATGCTCGACTGGACGGACCGCCACTGCCGTTATTTTCTGCGCCGGTTGACCCGCCACGCCCTGCTGTATACCGAAATGGTCACCACCGGCGCCATTATTCACGGCAAAGGGGATTATCTGGCCTACAGCGAGGAAGAGCATCCGCTGGCATTGCAACTCGGCGGCAGCGATCCCGAAGCGTTGGCGCAGTGCGCGCAACTGGCGGAACAGCGCGGCTATGACGAGGTGAATCTGAACGTCGGTTGCCCGTCCGATCGGGTGCAGAACGGCCGATTCGGCGCCTGCCTGATGGGGGAAGCCCCGCTGGTGGCCGACTGCGTCAAGGCGATGAAGGATCGGGTCGCCATCCCGGTGACGGTGAAAACCCGCATCGGCATCGACGATCGCGATAGCTATGAATTTCTGTGCGACTTTATCCACACCGTCGCCGAGCGCGGCGGCTGCGACACCTTTATCGTGCATGCGCGCAAAGCCTGGCTCTCCGGCCTGAGCCCGAAAGAGAACCGCGAAATTCCGCCGTTGGATTACCCGCGGGTTTATCAACTGAAACGCGACTTTCCCGCGCTGACTATCGCCATTAACGGCGGCGTCAAAACGCTGGAAGAAGCCAAAATCCATCTGCAACATCTGGACGGCGTGATGATGGGGCGCGAAGCCTACCACAACCCCGGTATCCTGGCGCAGGTGGATGCTGAACTGTTCGGCGTACCGGCCGCCAGCCTGGATCTGGTCGCGGCGGTTCAGGCCATGTATCCCTATATCGAGCGCGAATTATCCCAAGGCGCAGCGCTGGGCCATATCACCCGCCATATGCTGGGCCTGTTTCAGGGCGTGACCGGCGCGCGCCAGTGGCGGCGCTATCTGAGTGAAAACGCGCACAAACCGGGGGCGGATGCCGCCGTGGTTGAGCGAGCGCTGGCGCTGGTTAACCATTCCGCGCGCTGA
- a CDS encoding HigA family addiction module antitoxin, whose product MTMHNPPHPGEIIAETLEELGVGIRELARALGVAPSTVQRLVAGNAAISPEMAVRLSTVLGSSAKFWLNLQDNYSLWIAHQTVDTSTLHKLVAA is encoded by the coding sequence ATGACTATGCATAACCCCCCGCATCCGGGGGAAATCATTGCCGAAACCCTAGAAGAATTGGGTGTAGGCATCAGAGAACTAGCCAGGGCGCTCGGTGTCGCGCCATCTACCGTGCAACGTCTTGTTGCGGGCAATGCCGCTATCAGTCCTGAAATGGCAGTGAGGCTATCCACCGTTCTGGGTAGTTCGGCGAAGTTTTGGCTAAACCTTCAGGACAATTACAGTCTTTGGATAGCTCACCAGACCGTTGACACGTCAACCTTGCACAAACTTGTTGCTGCATGA
- a CDS encoding LysR family transcriptional regulator, producing the protein MAAVSLRHIEIFHAVMTTGNLTEAAALLNTSQPTVSRELARFEKLIQMTLFERQRGRLYPTAQGLQLFEEVQRSYYGLERIINAAGDIRRFQQAQLSVACLPVFSQSLLPDVCKPLLSRYPSLNLHIIPQESPLLEEWLSAQRHDLGLTENSVAPAGTERQTLMMLNEVCVLPARHPLAAKAQLIPADFAGEPFISLSSADGYRQLLDKLFQQAGISRRMVLETHSAASVCAMVRAGAGISIVNPLTALDYASSGVVVRAFSIEVPFTVSLIRPLHRPTSALVETFIAELKLYAQSVPERLRQVLRP; encoded by the coding sequence ATGGCGGCCGTATCACTGAGACATATTGAGATTTTCCACGCGGTAATGACCACCGGAAATCTGACGGAGGCCGCCGCGCTGCTGAACACCTCGCAGCCGACGGTGAGCCGCGAACTGGCGCGGTTTGAAAAACTGATTCAGATGACGCTGTTCGAACGCCAGCGCGGGCGGCTTTATCCCACCGCGCAGGGCCTGCAGCTATTTGAGGAAGTGCAGCGCTCCTATTACGGGCTGGAGCGGATTATCAACGCCGCGGGCGATATCCGCCGTTTTCAGCAGGCGCAGCTGTCGGTCGCCTGTCTGCCGGTATTTTCCCAATCGCTGCTGCCGGACGTCTGTAAACCGCTGCTTAGCCGCTATCCGTCGCTTAATCTGCATATCATTCCGCAGGAGTCTCCGCTGCTGGAGGAGTGGCTCTCCGCCCAGCGCCACGATCTGGGGCTGACCGAAAACAGCGTTGCCCCGGCCGGGACCGAACGTCAGACCCTGATGATGCTTAATGAAGTGTGCGTACTGCCGGCCCGCCATCCTCTGGCGGCCAAAGCTCAGCTTATTCCGGCGGACTTCGCCGGCGAACCCTTTATCAGCCTGTCGAGCGCCGACGGCTATCGCCAACTGCTGGATAAACTGTTTCAGCAGGCGGGCATCTCCCGCCGGATGGTATTGGAAACCCACAGCGCGGCGTCGGTGTGCGCCATGGTGCGCGCCGGCGCCGGCATCTCCATCGTCAATCCGCTGACCGCGCTGGATTACGCCTCTTCCGGGGTGGTGGTGCGCGCGTTCAGTATCGAGGTGCCTTTCACCGTCAGCCTGATTCGCCCGCTGCACCGCCCGACCTCGGCGCTGGTGGAGACCTTTATCGCCGAGCTGAAACTGTACGCGCAAAGCGTGCCCGAGCGCCTGCGGCAGGTGTTGCGGCCTTAG